TTAATTGAAACAACAATGtcataactgaaactgaaagctggatttaaaaccaaaaaaaataaaaatataaaaaaaccaTTATTTTGAAGAGCTAACCAGAGTAGCTTTCTGGtgccgagggtctaccggaaacagcctctttaCCTCCCAAGgcaggggtaaggtctgcgtacgctctaccctccccaaaccccacttcgcgggatttcactgggtatattgttgtaACCAGGTAGCTCAAAGGGATTTCTACCACACTCAAAAGCTTTTCAAAGTAAATGTaattttctaaagaaaaaaaGCTGAGGTACTATTTGCTCGTCCACTGTTACCAAGCAAAATACTTCCTCTACACACTCTTCAAAATGAAAAGTCCCCACAGTGTAAGACTTTGTCGTCAGATGAACCACGGGAATTCGGAATTTGTAAGACTTCATAAAAACTCGAGAAATATGTAAGATTAACAGCAGAATGCTATGCCAAATAAGCAGAGGATAATGCTACAACCAGGGCAACAAAATGGAATTGATCAGCGCTAAAAAAAGGCAAACGCAGATCTACGTTGAAAAGAATATCAATCAAGGTCAGTTAACAGAACATGCGTGGACCCAAAAATTCGGAGGAGCATCGACAAAGACAAAGTAAGAGTAGATGAAGCACACACAAAAAGATGATAGATGAGTATGACTATCCAAAGCAGAAAGAGGTAATGTGGGTGCTACTTTTTGTGTTGCAAATCTATCTTATACATCACCACCTCAAATTGTTATGTGCAATTTGGATATTGATTCTAATGTGTGTCCAGTAATTATGATTCAAACCACAGAAATCGTGAATATACAAAAGTTAAGAACTAGGTAGATAGGATCCATGTAACTATAAAGTCACTCGCCATAAATTTAAAGTagtacatattaattaaacagtAGAAAACAGGATGAAATTTTAAGACAAGGGCTTAGATGACAAACTTGCCATGAATTCTGAATATAGGTGTTTCTCCATTGGAAACTATCTCAACCATTAAGCGATCTCCTTCCTTTAAGCAATTCGTAATGCAGAATTCACGCCATCCACTTCCAATGTAGGTGTTTTTGCCGTTTGTATACACACTAAACGTCCATGACCTTTGCTCGTCCCTCATAATTATCATACATTTCCTGTTGTTGAGTCTGTTTTCTTGTGCGAATTGCTTTGGAATACACTGAAACAGTTTATAACCAGTTGCAAATAAAAAGTCAATATGATATCTGTGTTTTACATTTCTGAATTATCAAAGAGATAATTGTTCTCATAAGCTTATGCAAGaaatgatttcattttttatttttattttccgttcgctctttgattttttttttttccagcataATATAGTCAAAGTATAATGTTCTTGTGAACTTACCAGACAATACTTTGAAAGGCAATAAGCTCTAATAGTACAAATGAAATGAGAGTGACTGAGATGCATATCCTTATAAGCAGCTGCTACACTGGAGAAAGCCTTGCCTGATGTCTTGATTATGGGCTTTGGTTTTTCTGTTGCATTTGTTAATTAATTGCATACAAAGCCGTGTAAGAAagaatgcaaaaaataaaagggaagtTACACATTTGGCCGCTCGGCAAAAATATTTAAAGTCGCTAGctaatatacacatatcatatacatatattggctATTTGTTTTTGGGCGGACGGCTATTTAAGTtaatttctcaaaaataaaacttCGCGAACAAAAGTACAAAACAATAGCTCAATGAGATAGAGCATGTCTTGAAAGACTATCTTTCAGCTAAATGTGAATATTTTGCATAACCCATAGAGTTGAATAAactactccctctatcccattTATGTGAAAGAGTTCGGAGCACAAGGGTCGGTACACTTGATTTTGGGTGTGAATTAAAGCATACAATAAATTTACATAGATGAAAAATACATGAAAGGTACTATGAGTAAACAAATTTAAttcttcaaaatattaaaaaatagtttGAGAAAGTCAAAGAAAAAACTGTTTGACTCTCTTAACATCACATAAAATAGTACTGAGAGAGTAATATTTTCAAATTGTCTAGCACTAGGTAGTGTTTATAATTGGTGAAAAGTCAACTAATTAAGACATTATGT
This portion of the Lycium ferocissimum isolate CSIRO_LF1 chromosome 1, AGI_CSIRO_Lferr_CH_V1, whole genome shotgun sequence genome encodes:
- the LOC132057329 gene encoding B3 domain-containing protein REM10-like; this translates as MIRRASKKWPMKVNGRRLEEGWEEFVKDHNLQLGDILVFKHEGDMEFEVTVFDSSYCEREYEQGIRESEEEKACIVEESSKKLEFKEKPKPIIKTSGKAFSSVAAAYKDMHLSHSHFICTIRAYCLSKYCLCIPKQFAQENRLNNRKCMIIMRDEQRSWTFSVYTNGKNTYIGSGWREFCITNCLKEGDRLMVEIVSNGETPIFRIHGKFVI